The DNA sequence ATACGCAAGCCCTAGTCGCACTAATCAATGCCTTGATGAGCCTGCCATTTTTTATTCGTAGCTTAAAACCAGCGCTCAATGACTTGGTGAAGCAATACCGTAAACTCAACCTCAGCTTAGCATTGCCAATGTCTAGTCAAATACGTTTTATTGCTTGGCCCTTGCTGCGAAAACCACTGAGTCTCGCCCTGGGTTTATCGATGGTATTATCTTTGGGGGATATGGGTGTCATCGCCTTGATAGGCAGTGTGGATGTCGTCACTTTACCGCTGTTGTTATATCAACAATTGGGCACTTATCAATATGCGCTAGCCAGTGCAACCGGACTGATTATGTTGCTGTTATGCACCAGTATTTTCTATCTACTCGATCGTACCATAGGACGAAGCCCATGCTGAAGATAAACCAACTAAGCTGCCAGCGTGAACAACAGCTGTTTAATTACCAGTTAGACGTGGCGGCAGGAGAAGTGGTGGCCCTGTTAGGCGCGAGTGGTAGTGGTAAAAGTACGCTGTTAGAGCTTATTGCTGGTTTTGTACCCGCCACTTCTGGCGAGTTAATTTGGCAAGGGGAAAACATATTACAACAACCCATTGCTCAACGCCCTGTCACCAGTTTGTTTCAGCAACACAATTTATTTCACCACCTTACTCTTGCCCAAAATATTGCATTAGGTATCGCCCCTTCCCTTAAACCCAGTAAAAACCAACAACAGCAAATTAGTGAAGTGGCTGACAGCTTGGGGATCGCAGATTTACTTCAGAAACGCCCAGACCAAGTGTCAGGTGGTCAGCAACAACGAGCGGCATTAGCGCGTTGCTTAGTCAGGCAACAACCTATCTTATTACTGGACGAGCCTTTTAGCGCACTCGATCCGATGCTGCGTTTAGAGTGCTTGGAGTTAGTTAAGCAGTTAGCAGAACAATGGCAGCTGGCGGTGTTAATGGTCACTCACCAATGGCAAGACGCCTCAAGAGTTGCCAAGCGTGTAGCCTTTATCGAACAAGGAAAAACTCAGCAGTTTGCTGAAACAGACACCTTACAGAACTACCCGGCCAATAGTCATATAGCCCATTACTTGGCCTGCAGCTGAGAAAGGCTAAAGCTCATGTAACAGTGGCCGATATACTTGTTATTCAAGCTTAGAGGGGGCTTTATCATGCAAGTTAATTACAATTTACAAGCGGCCTCGCTAGAGTCTACTTATGCTGCCCGTACCCGCATAGAAAACACCGCCCCTAGGCAAACATTAAGCGAGTATACCGCGCGTAGACAAATGTCTAGCCCAGGCAGTGCGGTGTATAACGGTAATGACGTTCAGCCAAACCAATCAGCAACTCAATTGCGTGATGGCGACGATGCCAAGCAAGCTAACCGTAAGCAAATTCGCGAAGCGATGGGAAGAAGTGTTGATCAAGCGGCCACTCACATTCGTTTGTATTTTCAGTATATGGATGAAAAAAGTTCTCGCGGGCCACAGCTGTTAGCTAAAGCTTAAACACTTATCCACAGTCAAGAATAAATCGGACCTAGAACCCGTTGGTTTAGCCATCGCCCCTCCACCAACATCCTTCGCTACAACCCACTGATCATTTACGTCTATCAATCATTGAGTCTCTTCTTCTCACCAGCCTCCACCTTAGTACAAAAAACCAGCAAAAAAATCATAAATAAATTATTAATTCAAAAATAACCACTAATCGGGTTCAAAATTTGCTAAAAGACCTTATGCAGCATTTTTTTGACTTATAGATTTAAGGACTAACTCTTGAACAAGGCAATTTCTACAACCTTTTTAGCCACTTTATTGTTATCTGGATGTGGCGGTGGTGGTGACTCATCAGCACCCAGTGCCCCAAAATACAAGTGGCAAATTATTCAGTTACAAACGCAAAAAGAAAGTGAGATGAAATCTGGCTGTATTATCTATGGAACCTCAGAGACAGATGACAGCCGAGTGATGACCGCCTCCGTTGCGAATACTGGTTACAACATTCTATTTCACAATGCTGATGGCACTATCATTGACGAACACACCATCCCTGCCGCGGATGTTCCCAGCACGGGAATTGTCACCATTAATAGT is a window from the Agarivorans sp. TSD2052 genome containing:
- the thiQ gene encoding thiamine ABC transporter ATP-binding protein; amino-acid sequence: MLKINQLSCQREQQLFNYQLDVAAGEVVALLGASGSGKSTLLELIAGFVPATSGELIWQGENILQQPIAQRPVTSLFQQHNLFHHLTLAQNIALGIAPSLKPSKNQQQQISEVADSLGIADLLQKRPDQVSGGQQQRAALARCLVRQQPILLLDEPFSALDPMLRLECLELVKQLAEQWQLAVLMVTHQWQDASRVAKRVAFIEQGKTQQFAETDTLQNYPANSHIAHYLACS